A region from the Nitrospinota bacterium genome encodes:
- a CDS encoding ribbon-helix-helix protein, CopG family produces the protein MRTAKIALSLDEKVLARLDHLVKKHVFPNRSKAIQAAVQEKIAQVEHRRLARECAKLDPVFEKAMAEEGFSAELAR, from the coding sequence ATGCGGACAGCAAAAATCGCCCTCAGCTTGGATGAAAAGGTCCTTGCCAGGCTGGACCATTTGGTCAAGAAACACGTTTTCCCGAACCGGAGCAAAGCCATTCAGGCCGCTGTCCAGGAAAAGATTGCGCAAGTGGAGCATCGGCGGTTGGCGAGGGAATGCGCCAAGCTCGACCCGGTTTTTGAGAAGGCGATGGCCGAAGAGGGCTTTTCGGCGGAGCTTGCACGATAA